From a region of the Pungitius pungitius unplaced genomic scaffold, fPunPun2.1 scaffold_84, whole genome shotgun sequence genome:
- the LOC134124394 gene encoding NLR family CARD domain-containing protein 3-like, with protein sequence MTKGVAGIGKTVLTQKFTLDWAEDKDHQDIEFTFPFTFRELNVLREKKFSLVGLVHHFFSETRAAGICRFEEFQVVFIFDGLDECRLPLDFHNNEILTDVTETSSVDVLLTNLIRGKLLPSARLWITTRPAAANQIPPECVGMVTEVRGFTDPQKEEYFMKRFRVEEQASRIISHIKTSRSLHIMCHIPVFCWITGTVLEDVLKTREGGQLPTSLTEMYIHFLVVQSKVKNVKYDGGAETDPHWSPESRKMIESLGKLAFDQLQKGHLIFYESDLTECGIDIRAASRYSGVFTQIFREESGLYQDKVFCFVHLSVQEFLAALHVHLTFMNSSVNLLSEEQTTSLLSKVFRDKLKPKYLYQSAVDQALQSPNGHLDLFLRFLLGLSLETNQTLLQGLLTQTRSRLKTNQKTVQYIKKKINENVSPEKSINLFHCLNELKDGSLVEEIQQALSSGLSTDKLSPAQWSALVFILLSSQEDLEVFDLKTYSASEKALLRLLPVVKASNKALLSDCNLSERSCEALSSVLSSQSSSLRELDLSNNDLQDSGVKLLCDGLKSPHCDLEALRLSGCLITEEGCASLVSALSSNPSHLRELDLSYNHPGDSGVKMRSDGVKDPHWRLETLRLSDCDLSERSCEALSSVLSSQSSSLRELDLSNNDLQDSGVKLLCDGLKSPHCDLEALSLSGCLITKEGCASLVSALSSNPSHLRELDLSYNHPGDSGLKMLSDGLEDPHWRLETLRVEPAGVQRLRPGVRKYSCELTIDTNTVHRQLKLTDNNRKVTHVKEVQSYPDHPDRFDYYRNLLCRTGLTGRCYWEVEWRGGVDVSVSYRGIKRKGDSQDCCLGQNNQSWILWCSSVGYSVRHNKTVTRITSSFSSSGRVAVYVDCPAGFLSFYRVSSDRLIHLHTFNTTFTEPLYPGFGLWSLSGYGSCSGSSVSLCPL encoded by the exons atgactaagggagtggctggcattgggaaaacagtcttaacacagaagttcactctggactgggctgaagacaaagaccaccaggacatagagttcacatttccattcaccttcagagagctgaatgtgctgagagagaagaagttcagcttggtgggacttgttcatcacttcttcagtgaaaccagagcagcaggaatctgcaggtttgaagagttccaggttgtcttcatctttgacggtctggatgagtgtcgacttcctctggacttccacaacaatgagatcctgactgatgtcacagagacctcctcagtggatgtgctcctcacaaacctcatcagggggaagctgcttccctctgctcgcctctggataaccacacgacctgcagcagccaatcagatccctcctgagtgtgttggcatggtgacagaggtcagagggttcactgacccccagaaggaggagtacttcatgaagaggttcagagttgaggagcaggccagcaggatcatctctcacatcaagacctcacgaagcctccacatcatgtgccacatcccagtcttctgctggatcactggtACAGTTCTAGAGGAtgtgttgaagaccagagagggaggacagCTGCCAACGagcctgactgagatgtacatccacttcctggtggttcagtccaaagtgaagaatgtcaagtacgatggaggagctgagacggatccacactggagtccagagagcaggaagatgatcgagtcactgggaaaactggcctttgatcagctgcagaaaggccacctgatcttctatgaatccgacctgacagagtgtggcatcgatatcagagcagcctcaaggtactcaggagtgttcactcagatctttagagaggagagcggactgtaccaggacaaggtgttctgcttcgtccatctgagtgttcaggagtttctggctgctcttcatgtccatctgaccttcatgAACTCTagtgtcaatctgctgtcagaagaacaaacaacttCCTTGTTGTCTAAAGTCTTCAGAGACAAACTTAAACCAAAATatctctaccagagtgctgtggaccaggccttacagagtcctaatggacacctggacttgttcctccgcttcctcctgggtctttcactggagaccaatcagactctcctacaaggtctgctgacacagacaagAAGTCGCTTAAAGACCAATCAGAAgacagtccagtacatcaagaagaaaatcaatgagaatgtgtctccagagaaaagcatcaatctgttccactgtctgaatgaactgaaggaTGGTTCTCTcgtggaggagatccaacagGCCCTTAGTTCAGGACTCTCCACAGATAAACtatctcctgctcagtggtcagctttagtcttcatcttactgtcatcacaagaagatctggaggtgtttgacctgaagacatactctgcttcagagaaggctcttctgaggctgctgccagtggtcaaagcctccaacaaagctct actgagtgactgtaacctctcagagagaagctgtgaagctctcTCCTCAGTTCTCAGCTCACAGTCCTcaagtctgagagaactggatctgagtaacaacgacctgcaggattcaggagtgaagctgctgtgtgatggactgaagagtccacactgtgacctggaggctctcag gctgtcaggctgtttgatcacagaggaaggctgtgcttctctggtctcagctctgagctccaacccctcccacctgagagagctggacctgagctacaaccatccaggagactctgGGGTGAAGATGCGGTCTGATGGAGTGAaggatcctcactggagactggagactctcag actcagtgactgtgacctctcagagagaagctgtgaagctctcTCCTCAGTTCTCAGCTCACAGTCCTcaagtctgagagaactggatctgagtaacaacgacctgcaggattcaggagtaaagctgctgtgtgatggactgaagagtccacactgcgACCTGGAggctctcag cctgtcaggctgtctgatcacaaaggaaggctgtgcttctctggtctcagctctgagctccaacccctcccacctgagagagctggacctgagctacaaccatccaggagactctgGACTGAAGatgctgtctgatggactggaggatcctcactggagactggagactctcag ggtggagcctgctggagtccaacGGTTGAGACCAGGtgtgaggaagt attcctgtgaactcacaatcgacacaaacacagttcacAGACAACTCAAACTgactgacaacaacaggaaggtgacacatgtgaaggaggttcagtcatatcctgatcatccagacagatttgactactATCGTAacctgctgtgtagaactggtctgactggtcgctgttactgggaggtcgagtggagaggaggagttgatgtatcagtgagttacagaggaatcaagagaAAAGGAGACAGTCAAGATTGTTGCTTAGGACAAAATAATCAGTCCTGGATTCTGTGGTGCTCTAGTGTAGGTTACTCTGTCCGTCACAATAAGACAGTAAcacgcatcacctcctccttctcctcctctggtagagtagcagtgtatgtggactgtcctgctggctttctgtccttctacagagtctcctctgacagactgatccacctccacaccttcaacaccacattcactgaacctctttatcctgggtttgggCTCTGGTCCTTGTCTGGTTATGGTTCCTgttctggttcctcagtgtctctttgtcctctttag